A single Pseudodesulfovibrio aespoeensis Aspo-2 DNA region contains:
- the epsC gene encoding serine O-acetyltransferase EpsC, whose product MTENDYTLADVVALLVESGDNGPASHRYADDVPMPSVEILSEIVEDLRRVLFPGYFGPSEITPDTMPYHIGSTLDRVKRRLADQINRGYCFVCDKTSTDKCHDCEERAKRMAHKFIATLPRIRSLLLMDVEAAYDGDPAAKTHGETIFCYPSVRALTNHRVAHELYKLNVDIIPRIIGEMAHSDTGIDIHPGATIGKSFFMDHGTGTVIGETCVIGDNVRIYQGVTLGAKSFPKGDDERLIKGLPRHPIVENDVIIYAGATILGRVTIGKGAVIGGNVWITRDVPPGSQVVQSRVLQQSFVDGAGI is encoded by the coding sequence ATGACCGAAAACGACTACACCCTGGCCGACGTGGTCGCCCTGCTGGTGGAATCGGGCGACAACGGCCCGGCCTCGCACCGCTACGCCGACGACGTGCCCATGCCGTCCGTGGAAATACTCTCCGAGATCGTCGAGGACCTGCGCCGCGTCCTGTTCCCCGGCTATTTCGGCCCCTCCGAGATCACCCCGGACACCATGCCCTACCACATCGGCTCCACCCTGGACCGGGTCAAGCGCCGCCTGGCCGACCAGATCAACCGGGGCTACTGCTTTGTCTGTGACAAAACCTCGACCGACAAGTGCCACGACTGCGAGGAACGGGCCAAACGCATGGCCCACAAGTTCATCGCCACCCTGCCCAGGATTCGCAGCCTCCTGCTCATGGATGTGGAGGCAGCCTACGACGGCGATCCGGCGGCCAAGACCCACGGCGAAACCATCTTCTGCTACCCGTCCGTGCGCGCCCTGACCAACCACCGGGTGGCCCACGAGCTTTACAAGCTCAACGTGGACATCATCCCGCGCATCATCGGCGAGATGGCCCACTCGGACACCGGCATCGACATCCACCCAGGCGCGACCATCGGCAAAAGCTTCTTCATGGACCACGGCACGGGTACGGTCATCGGCGAGACCTGTGTCATCGGCGACAACGTCCGCATCTACCAGGGCGTCACCCTGGGGGCCAAGAGCTTTCCCAAGGGCGACGACGAGCGGCTGATCAAGGGGCTGCCCCGCCACCCCATTGTGGAAAATGATGTCATCATCTATGCCGGAGCCACCATCCTGGGCCGGGTGACCATCGGCAAGGGCGCGGTCATCGGCGGCAATGTCTGGATCACCCGCGACGTGCCGCCCGGTTCCCAGGTGGTCCAGTCCCGCGTGCTCCAGCAGTCCTTTGTGGACGGCGCAGGCATCTGA